A single Polyangia bacterium DNA region contains:
- a CDS encoding J domain-containing protein, whose amino-acid sequence MSIGRRLIDLARAELNSLLERAARSEDEDDYHGNGMGTADALSDAELEAELDRRKRAREEAEEAAHGPRPGASSSTGRRPGTAPPRRSASDDAAVRKAYAALEVPPGSDFETVRKAYRTLMRKYHPDLHNDRPENQKAANELTQKLTDSYKLLEKKLRR is encoded by the coding sequence GTGAGCATCGGACGGCGCCTGATCGATCTCGCGCGCGCCGAGCTGAACTCGCTGTTGGAACGGGCGGCCCGCAGCGAGGACGAAGACGATTATCACGGCAACGGCATGGGCACCGCCGACGCGCTCAGCGACGCCGAGCTCGAGGCCGAGCTGGATCGCCGCAAGCGGGCGCGCGAAGAAGCCGAGGAAGCGGCGCACGGGCCGCGCCCGGGCGCTTCGTCATCGACGGGTCGCCGGCCGGGCACGGCGCCTCCCCGGCGCAGCGCCAGCGACGACGCCGCGGTTCGCAAAGCCTACGCCGCGCTGGAGGTGCCACCCGGTTCTGACTTTGAAACCGTGCGCAAGGCGTACCGCACGCTGATGCGCAAATACCACCCCGACCTGCACAACGATCGCCCGGAAAACCAAAAGGCCGCCAACGAGCTGACGCAGAAGCTGACCGATTCGTACAAGCTGCTGGAAAAAAAGCTGCGCCGGTAA
- the gpmI gene encoding 2,3-bisphosphoglycerate-independent phosphoglycerate mutase — MNSSPRAVLVILDGFGERPDKEGNAIRLARTPHFSRLFAENPWTLIGASGHDVGLPDGQMGNSEVGHLNLGAGRIVYQDIVRIDLGIKDGTFYTNPTLNQTIEAVKQSGGTLHLFGLTSPGNVHAALEHAYAVCALAKRRGLTKVAWHAFLDGRDTPPRSAAGYLREVAGKLREIGVGQVASAVGRYYAMDRDKRWERLEIAWKMLTRGEGRLVDDLAAAVEENYAGKSGDGDKEITDEFIKPLCLRGSDGKPAAVVRDGDAAFFWNFRADRARQLTLAFAADDFPYFDRGPRPKLAAFATMTQYDAKIAVPPAFPPQSLKMILGEVLALHGIAQLRTAETEKYAHVTYFFNGGNETPFPGEERVLVPSNRNVATYDLAPEMSAVPVTDGVVQALSRGKDAPPFILVNYANPDMVGHTGMLKPAVSAIETIDACIARVAEAAEKAGYAVFVTADHGNCETMIDPETGQPQTAHTTNPVPFLAIGGDLRGRKFRAGGRLADVAPTILEYLKLPQPPEMDAESLFARSSG, encoded by the coding sequence ATGAACTCATCGCCCCGCGCCGTGCTGGTCATTCTCGACGGTTTCGGCGAGCGCCCCGACAAAGAAGGCAACGCCATCCGTCTGGCCCGCACGCCACACTTTTCCCGGCTGTTCGCGGAGAATCCCTGGACGTTGATCGGCGCTTCCGGCCACGACGTCGGCCTGCCCGACGGACAGATGGGCAACAGCGAGGTCGGCCACCTGAACCTGGGCGCCGGGCGCATCGTCTATCAGGATATCGTCCGCATCGATCTCGGCATCAAGGACGGGACGTTCTATACGAACCCGACGCTGAATCAGACCATCGAGGCGGTGAAACAAAGCGGCGGCACCCTGCACCTGTTCGGCCTCACCAGCCCGGGCAACGTCCACGCCGCGCTGGAGCACGCCTATGCCGTGTGCGCGCTCGCCAAGCGGCGCGGGCTGACCAAGGTGGCGTGGCACGCGTTCCTGGACGGGCGCGACACGCCGCCGCGCTCGGCCGCTGGCTATCTGCGCGAGGTCGCCGGCAAGCTGCGCGAGATCGGTGTCGGCCAGGTGGCCAGCGCCGTTGGCCGTTACTACGCCATGGATCGCGACAAGCGCTGGGAGCGGCTGGAGATCGCCTGGAAGATGCTCACCCGCGGCGAGGGCCGGCTGGTCGACGATCTGGCCGCCGCCGTCGAGGAGAACTACGCCGGCAAGAGCGGCGACGGCGACAAGGAGATCACCGACGAGTTCATCAAGCCGCTGTGCCTGCGCGGCAGCGACGGGAAGCCAGCGGCGGTGGTGCGCGACGGCGACGCCGCCTTCTTCTGGAACTTCCGCGCCGATCGCGCGCGCCAGTTGACGCTGGCCTTCGCCGCCGACGACTTCCCGTATTTCGATCGCGGCCCCAGGCCCAAGCTGGCGGCGTTCGCCACCATGACCCAGTACGACGCCAAGATCGCCGTGCCGCCGGCCTTTCCGCCGCAGAGCCTGAAGATGATCCTGGGCGAGGTGCTGGCCCTGCACGGCATCGCCCAGCTGCGCACCGCCGAGACCGAGAAGTACGCCCACGTCACCTACTTCTTCAACGGCGGCAACGAGACGCCCTTCCCCGGCGAGGAGCGCGTGCTGGTGCCGTCGAACCGCAACGTGGCCACGTACGATCTGGCGCCCGAGATGTCCGCCGTCCCGGTCACCGACGGCGTGGTGCAGGCGCTTTCGCGCGGCAAGGACGCGCCGCCGTTCATCCTGGTGAACTACGCCAACCCGGACATGGTCGGCCACACCGGCATGTTGAAGCCGGCGGTGTCGGCCATCGAGACCATCGACGCCTGCATCGCGCGTGTGGCTGAGGCAGCGGAAAAGGCCGGTTACGCGGTTTTTGTCACGGCCGATCACGGCAACTGCGAGACGATGATCGATCCGGAGACCGGCCAGCCGCAGACCGCGCACACCACCAATCCGGTGCCGTTCCTGGCCATCGGCGGCGATCTGCGGGGGAGAAAATTCCGCGCCGGCGGGCGGCTGGCCGACGTGGCCCCGACCATCCTGGAATACCTGAAGCTGCCGCAGCCGCCGGAGATGGACGCCGAGAGCTTGTTCGCGAGGTCGTCCGGGTGA
- a CDS encoding 23S rRNA (pseudouridine(1915)-N(3))-methyltransferase RlmH, whose protein sequence is MKIVVLAVGKMRDKHMAAVCDDYLRRAQRHLPVEVIEVDDDAALARRIPAGAEVIALEPDGEAWSTATFTTFLEKRMLHGTRALVFLIGGADGLPRPLSQRAAVRLSLTALTLPHRLARVILCEQIYRALSVIRNEPYSR, encoded by the coding sequence GTGAAGATCGTCGTGCTGGCCGTCGGCAAGATGCGCGACAAGCACATGGCCGCGGTGTGCGACGATTATCTGCGGCGGGCGCAGCGCCACCTGCCGGTCGAGGTGATCGAAGTCGACGACGACGCCGCCCTCGCCCGGCGCATTCCGGCCGGCGCCGAGGTGATCGCCCTCGAGCCCGACGGCGAAGCGTGGTCCACCGCCACGTTCACGACGTTCCTGGAAAAACGAATGTTGCACGGTACGCGCGCGCTGGTTTTTTTGATCGGCGGCGCCGACGGCTTGCCGCGCCCGCTCTCCCAGCGCGCCGCCGTCCGCCTGTCGCTGACCGCGCTGACCCTGCCGCACCGCCTGGCCCGGGTGATCCTGTGCGAGCAGATCTACCGCGCGTTGTCGGTGATCCGAAACGAACCCTACAGCCGCTGA
- the rsfS gene encoding ribosome silencing factor: MRGDLKNARKPAHRVAAEKVRPLPTAAAQSTVLNNGRDLGDLRELALELMNGALDKKALMPVLIDVSAMASYTDFIGIVSGRSDRQVDAIADHITAMMKARGRHVLGHEGGGNGRWTLLDFGSIVIHVFYHPVREFYDLESLWIDAPRVKMAIPPEAMITQPDALYGAL; this comes from the coding sequence GTGCGCGGCGATCTCAAGAACGCGCGCAAGCCCGCCCACCGCGTCGCCGCCGAGAAGGTGAGGCCCCTGCCCACCGCCGCCGCCCAGTCGACCGTCCTCAACAACGGCCGCGACCTTGGCGACCTGCGCGAGCTGGCGCTTGAGCTGATGAACGGCGCCCTGGACAAAAAAGCGCTGATGCCGGTGCTGATCGATGTGTCGGCGATGGCCAGTTACACCGACTTCATCGGCATCGTCAGCGGACGCAGCGATCGGCAGGTGGACGCCATCGCCGATCACATCACGGCGATGATGAAGGCCCGCGGCCGTCACGTCCTTGGCCACGAAGGCGGCGGCAACGGACGCTGGACGCTGCTCGATTTCGGATCGATCGTCATTCACGTCTTCTATCACCCGGTGCGCGAGTTCTACGACCTCGAGAGCCTGTGGATCGATGCGCCGCGGGTCAAGATGGCGATCCCACCCGAGGCGATGATCACCCAGCCCGACGCGCTTTACGGCGCGCTGTAA
- a CDS encoding prepilin peptidase, which yields MDGAAEFLLSPVAIALAGLLGAVWGSFFNVCIARVPLGQSVVRPASRCMSCGTAVRPVDNIPIVSYLLLRGRCRSCGTGFSPRYALVEALMGGLSALLFWKAVTLDVDGAVAIRLARFALYFAFCGTLVVLSFIDLDTKLLPDVITLPAIPIFFLAAFGAHEVGWRDRAIGALAGYLFVRLIADAYFYILKREGMGLGDGKLLAMMGAALGWKALPFIIFGGSFLGAAISIPLLLVARRRQKTAPGGTQADADDSLARMQVPFGPFLSLAAILYLFVGQSVLHALVAPLDG from the coding sequence ATGGACGGCGCCGCCGAATTCCTGCTCTCGCCAGTGGCCATCGCGCTGGCTGGCCTCCTCGGCGCGGTGTGGGGCAGCTTCTTCAACGTCTGCATCGCGCGCGTGCCGCTGGGCCAGTCGGTGGTGCGCCCAGCGTCCCGCTGCATGTCCTGCGGAACCGCGGTGCGCCCCGTCGACAACATCCCCATCGTTTCCTACCTGCTGTTGCGGGGGCGCTGCCGGTCGTGCGGGACGGGTTTTTCCCCGCGTTATGCCCTGGTCGAAGCGTTGATGGGCGGGCTGTCGGCGCTGCTGTTCTGGAAGGCGGTGACCCTTGACGTCGACGGCGCGGTGGCGATCCGGCTGGCGCGATTTGCCCTTTATTTCGCCTTCTGCGGGACGCTGGTGGTGCTGTCGTTCATCGACCTTGATACAAAACTTTTGCCCGACGTGATCACCTTGCCGGCCATCCCCATCTTCTTTCTGGCGGCGTTCGGCGCGCACGAGGTCGGCTGGCGCGACCGGGCCATCGGCGCGCTGGCGGGATATCTGTTCGTGCGTCTCATCGCCGACGCGTACTTCTACATTCTCAAACGCGAGGGGATGGGCCTGGGCGACGGCAAGCTGCTCGCGATGATGGGCGCGGCGCTGGGCTGGAAGGCGCTTCCGTTCATCATCTTCGGTGGTTCGTTCCTGGGCGCGGCGATCAGCATCCCGCTCTTGCTGGTCGCTCGTCGTCGACAGAAAACGGCGCCCGGCGGCACCCAGGCCGACGCCGACGATTCGCTGGCCCGGATGCAGGTGCCGTTCGGCCCGTTCCTGTCGCTGGCGGCGATCCTGTATCTGTTCGTCGGCCAGTCCGTGCTGCACGCCCTGGTCGCGCCGCTCGATGGTTGA
- a CDS encoding phosphomannomutase/phosphoglucomutase, which yields MNARVFREYDLRGHAERDLPDAFVSDLGRAIATMFVARGATRITLGRDCRLSSPRIHAALKEQLLSAGLDVVDVGIVHTPGLYFSVFHLGADGGVMITASHNPSEDNGFKIVAGRSTIHGAEIQNLLACIKARAFRTTGRPGTASAHAILPDYIATIVGNVRLGARRPEVIVDGGNGTGGVALMPILKALGIEAEGIFCEPDGRFPNHHPDPTVPENLQALSARVRETGAEVGIALDGDADRIGAVDGKGRIVWGDQLMMLFAREILKDKPGATFVSEVKCSQALFDEITALGGKAIMWKVGHSLIKVKMKEENAALAGEMSGHMFFADRWYGFDDAVYAGARLIELLSRGPATMAQHYDTLPALHNTPEIRLDCPEEIKFEVVRRTVAWFRERHPVVDIDGGRISFQEDGRTVGWGLVRASNTGAVLVLRFEADSAGRLSSIRTLVEDRLHQIIAETAA from the coding sequence ATGAACGCTCGTGTGTTTCGTGAATACGACCTCCGCGGCCACGCCGAGCGCGATCTGCCCGACGCCTTCGTCAGTGATCTTGGCCGCGCCATCGCCACCATGTTCGTCGCGCGCGGCGCCACCCGCATCACCCTGGGCCGCGACTGCCGGCTGTCGTCGCCGCGCATCCACGCGGCGCTGAAGGAGCAGCTTCTTAGCGCCGGCCTGGACGTGGTGGACGTGGGCATCGTGCACACGCCGGGACTTTATTTTTCGGTGTTTCACCTGGGCGCAGACGGCGGCGTGATGATCACCGCCAGCCACAATCCTTCCGAGGACAACGGTTTCAAGATCGTCGCCGGGCGCAGCACCATCCACGGCGCCGAGATTCAGAACCTGCTCGCCTGCATCAAAGCGCGCGCCTTCCGCACCACCGGACGTCCGGGCACCGCCAGTGCGCACGCCATCCTGCCCGACTACATCGCCACCATCGTCGGCAACGTCCGCCTGGGCGCGCGTCGCCCGGAGGTGATCGTCGACGGCGGCAACGGCACCGGCGGCGTGGCCTTGATGCCGATCCTGAAAGCGCTGGGTATCGAAGCAGAAGGAATCTTCTGCGAGCCCGACGGGCGTTTCCCCAACCACCACCCCGATCCGACGGTGCCGGAGAATCTGCAGGCGCTGAGCGCCCGCGTGCGCGAAACCGGCGCCGAGGTGGGCATCGCTCTCGACGGCGACGCCGATCGCATCGGCGCCGTCGACGGCAAGGGACGCATCGTCTGGGGCGACCAACTGATGATGCTGTTCGCCCGCGAGATCTTGAAAGACAAACCGGGCGCCACCTTCGTCAGCGAAGTGAAGTGCAGCCAGGCCTTGTTCGACGAGATCACCGCTCTCGGCGGCAAGGCCATCATGTGGAAGGTGGGCCATTCGCTGATCAAGGTGAAGATGAAGGAAGAGAACGCCGCCCTGGCCGGCGAGATGTCGGGGCACATGTTCTTCGCCGATCGCTGGTACGGCTTTGACGACGCGGTCTATGCCGGCGCGCGCCTGATCGAACTTCTGTCGCGGGGGCCGGCGACGATGGCCCAGCATTACGACACGCTGCCGGCGCTGCACAACACGCCCGAGATCCGCCTCGACTGTCCCGAGGAGATCAAGTTCGAGGTGGTGCGGCGGACCGTGGCCTGGTTCCGCGAGCGCCATCCCGTCGTCGACATCGACGGCGGACGGATCAGCTTTCAGGAGGACGGCCGCACCGTCGGCTGGGGACTGGTGCGGGCGTCGAACACCGGCGCGGTGCTGGTGCTGCGCTTTGAAGCGGACAGCGCCGGCCGCCTGAGCAGCATCCGGACGCTGGTTGAAGATCGCCTGCACCAGATCATCGCCGAGACCGCGGCGTAA
- a CDS encoding sugar phosphate nucleotidyltransferase → MSSVFAIILAGGGGTRLWPASRRQRPKQLLALDGKESLLAAAARRASAAVGPANVLIVTAADQEAQIRAALPMLPAQNILVEPQPRNTAAAVGLAAAAAARRAGLDAVLAVLPADPHIGDEAGFATVVRAAVVEASRTIVTIGVTPTYPETGFGYVRVGARVGGDDGAAVHDVAAFVEKPDRPTAEAYLASGDYLWNSGMFFLTVGRMLEEVRRHLPALGQMLDAFVAAPDFAGAVRARYATAPAVSIDFGIMEKASGIRVIPAAFGWNDVGSWAALPAMRPADARGNVVVGDAALIDSDGSVVYAEPGAPYVGVVGVRDLVVVATKDAILVIPKDRAQDVRQIVEAAKRAGRDDLL, encoded by the coding sequence ATGTCCAGCGTCTTCGCCATCATTCTCGCCGGCGGCGGCGGCACGCGCCTGTGGCCGGCCAGCCGGCGGCAGCGGCCCAAGCAGCTGCTGGCCCTGGACGGCAAGGAATCGCTGCTGGCGGCGGCAGCGCGTCGGGCCAGCGCCGCGGTGGGCCCGGCCAACGTTCTGATCGTCACGGCGGCTGATCAAGAGGCGCAGATCCGCGCGGCACTGCCGATGCTGCCAGCGCAGAACATCCTGGTTGAACCGCAGCCGCGCAACACCGCCGCGGCGGTGGGTCTGGCGGCGGCGGCGGCGGCGCGGCGCGCGGGCCTGGACGCGGTCCTGGCCGTGCTGCCCGCCGATCCGCACATCGGCGACGAGGCCGGCTTCGCCACCGTGGTCCGCGCGGCGGTCGTCGAAGCCAGCCGCACCATCGTCACCATCGGCGTCACCCCGACGTACCCGGAGACTGGATTTGGCTATGTGCGGGTGGGCGCGCGCGTCGGCGGCGACGACGGCGCGGCGGTGCACGACGTGGCGGCGTTCGTGGAAAAACCCGATCGCCCGACGGCAGAGGCGTACCTGGCATCGGGAGATTATCTGTGGAACTCGGGGATGTTTTTTCTGACCGTCGGCCGGATGCTGGAAGAGGTGCGGCGCCATTTGCCGGCGCTGGGCCAGATGCTGGACGCGTTCGTCGCCGCCCCCGACTTCGCCGGCGCCGTGCGCGCGCGCTATGCGACCGCGCCGGCCGTCTCGATCGACTTTGGAATCATGGAGAAGGCGTCCGGCATTCGCGTCATCCCGGCGGCCTTCGGCTGGAACGACGTCGGCAGCTGGGCGGCCCTGCCAGCCATGCGTCCCGCTGACGCGCGCGGCAACGTGGTGGTCGGCGACGCCGCGCTGATCGACAGCGACGGCAGCGTCGTGTACGCCGAACCCGGCGCGCCCTACGTGGGCGTGGTGGGCGTGCGCGATCTGGTGGTGGTGGCCACCAAGGACGCTATCCTGGTCATTCCCAAGGATCGCGCCCAGGATGTTCGACAGATCGTCGAGGCTGCCAAACGCGCCGGACGCGACGACCTCTTGTGA
- a CDS encoding D-alanine--D-alanine ligase family protein — protein MMRVVILFGGRSSEHEISILSARNIWLALDRARFSPALISIGKDGQWRREPESTLERAVGDPHQLRLDPRAETVGFSDAAGPDDIVFPILHGPYGEDGTVQGMLDFLDIGYVGAGVLGSAIGMDKDVSKRLLGDAGLPVVDFQVLSAAELQDTPAAALARAQALGFPLFVKPANTGSSVGVTPVKTVAALEPAVRAALAFDRKVIIERAVDARELECAVLGNDHPQASVPGEIIIGAQHAFYSYDAKYVDPNGAALRIPADIPPATQARVRELSIRTFKVLELSGMARVDFFLDRGSGELYVNEVNTIPGFTAMSMYPKMWEAAGLSPEALVSRLIELGIERRDARRGLTRTTTIAG, from the coding sequence ATGATGCGCGTGGTGATCTTGTTTGGCGGCCGCTCGTCGGAACACGAGATCTCCATCCTGTCGGCGCGCAACATCTGGCTGGCCCTGGATCGCGCCCGTTTTTCGCCGGCGCTGATCAGCATCGGCAAGGACGGCCAGTGGCGGCGCGAACCGGAATCGACGCTGGAGCGCGCGGTGGGCGATCCCCATCAACTGCGTCTCGATCCCCGGGCCGAGACCGTGGGCTTCTCCGACGCCGCCGGCCCTGACGACATCGTCTTTCCGATCTTGCACGGCCCCTACGGTGAAGACGGCACCGTGCAAGGAATGCTGGATTTTCTGGACATCGGCTACGTGGGCGCCGGCGTGCTGGGGTCGGCGATCGGGATGGACAAAGACGTCAGCAAGCGGCTCTTGGGCGACGCTGGTCTGCCGGTGGTCGATTTCCAGGTGCTCTCCGCCGCCGAGCTGCAGGACACGCCCGCCGCCGCGCTGGCCCGCGCACAAGCGCTTGGCTTCCCTTTGTTCGTCAAGCCGGCGAACACCGGATCATCTGTCGGCGTCACGCCCGTCAAGACAGTGGCGGCGCTGGAGCCGGCGGTGCGCGCGGCCCTGGCCTTCGACCGCAAGGTGATCATCGAACGCGCCGTCGACGCCCGCGAGCTCGAGTGCGCCGTGCTGGGCAACGATCACCCGCAGGCCTCCGTGCCGGGCGAGATCATCATCGGCGCGCAACACGCGTTCTATTCGTACGACGCCAAGTACGTCGATCCGAACGGCGCGGCCTTGCGCATTCCCGCCGATATTCCGCCGGCCACCCAGGCGCGTGTGCGCGAGCTGTCGATCCGCACCTTCAAGGTATTGGAGCTGTCGGGAATGGCGCGCGTCGATTTCTTCCTCGATCGCGGCAGCGGCGAGCTTTATGTCAACGAGGTAAACACCATCCCCGGTTTCACCGCCATGTCGATGTACCCGAAAATGTGGGAAGCCGCGGGGCTCTCCCCAGAAGCCTTGGTCTCGCGCCTCATCGAGCTAGGCATTGAGCGTCGTGACGCGCGCCGCGGCCTGACCAGAACCACCACCATCGCTGGTTGA
- a CDS encoding prolyl oligopeptidase family serine peptidase: MSSGRTISCFALAAVLWLPVAAAKELPVPTRRENLVERIHGVDVADPYRWLEDGDDAEVRTWTAAENALTRATIDAIPARPAIEKRLWSLYEIGSLGTPVGRPRPQARRRYFYTRRDGKQNQPVLYVRDGASGGDRSLIDVNALASDGTQSLDWWVPSEDGALVAYGVSANGSEESVLRVREVATGRDRPDQIARTRACSLAWLPDGKGFFYTRYPAVGSVPAGDERYHRAVFFHQLGDDPEGDAKVFGEGRDLKDWPNVALSPDGRWLAVTVAQGWSRSEVYLIDHHDRHAHANQPITVVAGVEAQFSVVEILNDRLFLQSNQDAPRGQILRVDPQRPERAHWTVVIPQSKDILQDATYVRGQLAARYLVDASSRVRLFSDDGRPLRELTLPGLGQVTGVSGERDSDEFFYAFTSFLAPTTVFHHAGGKRAGKTTSAADPIWRQIAAPVNAAAFTVDQVWFTSRDGTRCPMFLIHRKDAPPDRRRPTVLYGYGGFNIDVLPAWSPSIIPLLEAGGVYAVATLRGGGEYGEAWHQAGMLGKKQNVFDDFIAAAEWLVANKITTADHLAALGRSNGGLLVGAAITRRPDLFRAAVSGVPLLDMVRYQKFRLAQLWIPEYGSAADAGAFRWLYAYSPYHHVTDGVVYPAVLISAADTDTRVDPMHARKMTARLQAAQGAPAGARPILLRLENKAGHGAGKPLAAVIAQAADEWAFLFWQLGVSP; encoded by the coding sequence ATGAGCAGCGGACGAACCATTTCGTGCTTTGCGCTGGCCGCCGTATTGTGGTTGCCGGTGGCGGCTGCCAAAGAACTGCCCGTCCCCACCCGACGGGAAAATCTGGTCGAGCGCATCCACGGCGTCGACGTCGCCGATCCCTATCGCTGGCTGGAAGACGGCGACGATGCCGAGGTGCGAACCTGGACCGCCGCCGAAAACGCCCTCACCCGCGCCACCATCGACGCGATCCCGGCCCGGCCCGCGATCGAAAAGCGATTGTGGTCGCTGTACGAGATCGGCTCGCTGGGCACGCCGGTGGGGCGCCCGCGGCCGCAGGCCCGACGGCGGTATTTTTATACCCGGCGCGACGGCAAGCAGAACCAGCCGGTGCTGTACGTGCGCGACGGTGCCAGTGGCGGTGACCGCTCGCTGATCGACGTCAACGCGCTGGCCAGCGACGGAACGCAGTCGCTGGACTGGTGGGTGCCGTCCGAGGACGGCGCGCTGGTGGCGTACGGCGTCTCGGCCAACGGCAGCGAAGAATCCGTGTTGCGCGTGCGTGAGGTGGCCACCGGCCGCGACCGTCCCGACCAGATCGCCCGCACCCGGGCGTGCTCGCTGGCCTGGCTGCCCGATGGCAAGGGCTTTTTCTACACCCGCTATCCGGCCGTCGGCAGCGTCCCGGCCGGCGACGAACGGTATCACCGGGCGGTGTTCTTTCATCAACTGGGCGACGATCCGGAGGGCGATGCAAAAGTCTTCGGCGAGGGCCGCGACCTCAAGGACTGGCCGAACGTGGCGCTGTCACCCGACGGCCGCTGGCTGGCCGTCACTGTCGCGCAGGGCTGGTCGCGCAGCGAGGTCTACCTGATCGATCACCACGACCGCCACGCCCACGCCAACCAGCCCATCACCGTGGTGGCCGGCGTCGAGGCGCAGTTCTCCGTGGTCGAGATCCTGAACGACCGATTGTTCCTGCAATCGAACCAGGACGCCCCACGCGGCCAGATCCTGCGCGTCGATCCGCAGCGTCCCGAGCGCGCCCACTGGACGGTGGTCATCCCCCAAAGCAAAGACATCCTGCAAGACGCCACCTACGTCCGGGGGCAGCTCGCCGCGCGCTATCTGGTCGACGCTTCGTCACGCGTGCGGCTTTTCTCCGACGACGGTCGGCCGCTGCGCGAGCTGACGCTGCCGGGCCTGGGACAGGTCACCGGGGTGAGCGGCGAACGCGACAGCGACGAATTTTTCTACGCCTTCACGTCGTTTCTCGCCCCCACCACGGTGTTTCACCACGCCGGCGGCAAGAGGGCGGGAAAGACCACCAGCGCCGCCGACCCGATCTGGCGGCAGATCGCCGCGCCCGTCAACGCCGCCGCCTTCACCGTCGATCAGGTGTGGTTCACCTCGCGCGATGGCACGCGCTGCCCGATGTTCCTGATTCACCGCAAGGACGCGCCGCCCGATCGGCGCCGCCCGACGGTGCTGTACGGTTACGGTGGCTTCAACATCGACGTGCTGCCGGCGTGGTCGCCGTCGATCATTCCGCTGCTGGAAGCAGGCGGCGTTTACGCGGTGGCCACCTTGCGTGGCGGCGGCGAATACGGCGAGGCCTGGCACCAGGCAGGCATGCTGGGCAAAAAACAAAACGTCTTCGACGACTTCATCGCCGCCGCCGAGTGGCTGGTGGCAAACAAGATCACCACCGCCGATCACCTGGCGGCGCTGGGGCGGTCCAACGGGGGCTTGCTGGTCGGCGCGGCCATCACCCGGCGGCCGGATCTTTTTCGCGCCGCGGTCTCGGGCGTTCCGCTTCTGGACATGGTCCGCTACCAGAAGTTCCGTCTCGCCCAGCTTTGGATTCCGGAGTACGGTTCGGCCGCTGATGCCGGGGCGTTCCGCTGGCTCTACGCCTACTCGCCGTATCACCACGTCACCGACGGCGTCGTCTATCCGGCCGTGTTGATCTCCGCCGCCGACACCGATACCCGCGTTGATCCGATGCACGCCCGCAAGATGACCGCGCGGCTGCAAGCGGCTCAGGGTGCGCCAGCCGGCGCGCGTCCGATCTTGTTGCGTCTCGAAAACAAGGCCGGCCACGGCGCAGGTAAACCGCTGGCGGCGGTCATCGCCCAGGCCGCCGACGAATGGGCGTTCTTGTTTTGGCAGCTCGGTGTTTCACCCTGA
- a CDS encoding OmpA family protein, giving the protein MRTRHCLFAAPVALLVAGQASAVEKNADRTAAAGSPLRMTVDKSKVDLPQHRLEVTLSHQVPKIAIKVTGESGEVLADDEEDVSARPSGAPIIVTWNPSRDEPVMHIDLHATDARGSSFNVTLTPYSVSIPHDDVTFRTDSAEIDATEVPKLDTAHQRLIERLAVARGKGLPREVTLYIVGATDTVGSVAHNLKLSQDRARSIALWFRRKGVPIPIAYAGLGKAHVVQDSADQEDQRINRRVDYFLSASEPMIKVAGIRPMWRRLD; this is encoded by the coding sequence ATGAGGACGCGCCACTGTCTTTTTGCCGCTCCGGTCGCGCTGCTGGTCGCGGGCCAGGCGAGCGCCGTCGAGAAAAACGCCGACCGAACTGCGGCGGCCGGCTCTCCGCTGCGCATGACGGTCGACAAATCGAAGGTGGATCTGCCGCAACACCGGCTGGAGGTGACGCTGTCGCATCAGGTCCCGAAGATTGCCATCAAGGTGACCGGCGAATCGGGCGAGGTGCTGGCCGACGACGAAGAAGATGTCTCCGCTCGTCCCTCAGGCGCGCCCATCATCGTGACCTGGAACCCGTCCCGCGACGAGCCGGTGATGCACATCGATCTGCACGCCACCGACGCGCGCGGCTCGTCGTTCAACGTCACGCTGACGCCGTATTCCGTTTCCATCCCCCACGACGATGTGACCTTTCGGACCGATTCGGCCGAGATCGACGCGACGGAGGTACCCAAGCTGGACACCGCCCACCAGCGTTTGATCGAACGGCTGGCCGTCGCGCGCGGCAAGGGCCTGCCCCGTGAGGTCACGCTTTACATCGTCGGAGCCACCGACACGGTGGGCAGCGTCGCCCACAACCTGAAGCTGTCGCAAGATCGCGCCCGTTCCATCGCCCTGTGGTTTCGCCGCAAGGGCGTGCCCATCCCCATCGCCTATGCGGGCCTGGGCAAGGCGCACGTGGTGCAAGACTCGGCCGATCAGGAAGACCAGCGCATCAACCGACGGGTCGACTATTTCCTCTCCGCCAGCGAGCCGATGATCAAGGTGGCAGGGATCCGGCCGATGTGGAGGAGGCTCGATTGA